The genome window AATTTCTAATGGCGGAGCGAAATCTGTACCTCTACTTGATACCAAAGAAGTATTCATTGCCTCTAAGAACATCTTCAAAGCGGCATTATCATACGTCAATGGACTTTGAAGAAAGGCATCATCAGAGAATATGATCAATCCGATTCGGTCAGAAGAAAATTCATCAATTAACTTCTTCATCTCAAACTTCACTTTCTGCAAACGCGAAGGCGCTATATCTTGTGCATCCATAGAAGCCGACAAGTCAATCGCGATATAAATATCTTTCCCGATATCTTGAATCTCCTTTTTCATTTCACCGAAAGTAGGTCCGATCAGTGCAATGATCAGGAGTATAAAGTAAACAGTTCTTAATATTAACTTATAAGCGAGTGTTGAAAACCCTGTTTTAAAAATTCTTGCCACATTATAGACTCTATGCAAATACAAGGCATAAAGAAAAATGAAGATAAGAATCAAACCGATTTCAAGAACACCGATATCTTTTGAAAAAACCATTGTCAAAAAACTTATTCCAATTTTTGAAAATGAAAGGACGAGGTATATTCCCCCTTCCTTTCCCAACAAGCTATATGCTAATTTATAGAAAGCAATTCAATCTTGCTATTCTCTAAAAATTTTATGAAAAAAAATCTCCTTGTATATCAATCAGATGCATTTTATGTTTACTTATTTTTAACTTTTTTTTTCGTAGCGGTTTGGTGAAATGAAATTAATGATGCTATATTTGCATCGCATTTACGGAAAAGGCGTGAAAATTCCGGAGAGTTGGCAGAGTGGTAATGCAGCAGCCTGCTAAGCTGTCATCGGTTTCCGATGCGCGGGTTCGATCCCCGCACTCTCCACAACTTTTCTACTTTAGTACGTAAATTCATTGTTCGGGGCGTAGCGCAGCCCGGTTAGCGCACCTGGTTTGGGACCAGGGGGTCGCAGGTTCGAATCCTGCCGCCCCGACGAATAATGAGAACGAAAAATGGAGGTCCGATAGCTCAACTGGATAGAGCAACTGCCTTCTAAGCAGTAGGTTCCAGGTTCGAGTCCTGGTCGGATCACAAAGAGAACTGCTCTTGTAGTGGTTCTCTTTTTCTTGCCAAAATTCTGGAGAGTTGGCAGAGTGGTAATGCAGCAGCCTGCTAAGCTGTCATCGGTTTCCGATGCGCGAGTTCGATCCTCGCACTCTCCACACTTGGCTAGAGAAAATAATTCGGGGCGTAGCGCAGCCCGGTTAGCGCACCTGGTTTGGGACCAGGGGGTCGCAGGTTCGAATCCTGCCGCCCCGACGAATTATTTCTTTAAAAGGTTCGTTAGCTCAACTGGATAGAGCAACTGCCTTCTAAGCAGTAGGTTTCAGGTTCGAGTCCTGAACGAATCACAAAATCATCTAGTTTATAAAATAATAGTTGATTCCAGTATGGTCTGATAGCTCAACTGGATAGAGCAACTGCCTTCTAAGCAGTAGGTTCCAGGTTCGAGTCCTGGTCGGATCACTATTATTTATCGAACCACACTTGGAATGAATCATCCTGATTCTTTTCAAATTCGGTCCGATAGCTCAACTGGATAGAGCAACTGCCTTCTAAGCAGTAGGTTCCAGGTTCGAGTCCTGGTCGGATCACAAAGGATAGCTTTTTTAAGCTATCCTTTTTTCGTTTTATATCTTAAACACCTAACATTGTAAACATCAATCTGCTTTTTCCTCTAAATTATACTTCTCTTCTCTCACTACTTTGATGTGTTCTCCAGGCTCTAATGGATCAGAGATTTCTTTTTTATCATTAATGATCACCGTCAGACTATCTTTTAAGATATTCTCTTCTCGATGGACAAACTCATTCAATGATTCGTTATGTAAAACTGTGCCTACTCGTAGTAACTTATACTTAATATCATTTTTCTCTTCTGAAGTTAAGGTCCGTAAACTGCCCACAGACTTTTCTAAGTAGTAGCGGTACTTTATAGGAGTTATACCTATAATTTTAAATAAGTGCTCTCCTAAAGGTAACCACAATACATAGGCATGAACTAAACCCTGTGCGGTCTTCTCGCTAAAAGAAATCAAATAACCTTTCTTTCCTTCAACCTCATAAACTTCTGCGGCATCCATTTTTTGTGCATATTCTTTAGGGATACTATCTAAAAAAGCTTGACCTGCTGCTTCAGGAGTTACGGAACTAGAGTCAAGAGCTAAAACCAGTGCTGCTTCATGTTGGGGATGAATCGCTGTTAGTGTTTCGGGTTTATTTTCAACAATCCAACCTTCGGGGAAAATAATGCTAAAATCTAAGACAGGATGTATAAATTGGTTTGCATCACAAATCCCTGTTAAGGGCGAATCTCCTACAACCAAGCTATCCCATTCATACAAAAAATCAGAGGATTCGTGAGGTCTTCTAGGGCTATCCTTCAATTTATGAATCTCCTTATTAATCTTAGAAATCCGATCTGGCGTATAAGGATGATCATTGAAGTAACTTTTCTTCTCTTCGTTTCCTGTGGCAACTTCTATAGCTGAAGACATTCGTCCTAAAATCGAATTCATAGCAGAAGGATCATAACCCGCTTTTGCAGCTAATTTAATTCCCTCAACGTCTGCTTCAGTTTCAAATTTCCGACCATAGGATGCAAATAACAATGCGTTCGATGTTTGAATCGGGGCATTGAACAAGGCTCCTAAATCTCTACTGAAAATCCCTAAAATATTACCTGGTACTTCTAATAACTTGGGCAGAATACTTTTTTTCATCTGCTTGATGGTATGCCGATGATTTGAATGAATGATTTCATGTCCAATAATACAGGCCAATTCATCTTCTGTTTCAAGCAAAGGAATAATCCCTGTCGTCACATAAATATAGCCACCTGGCAGTGCGAAGGCATTGGGCATTTCATCGGGTACAATCTGAAACTGGTAATCGAACAAAGGTTTATCTAATTCGGCTACCAAACGCTCACCTACACGCTGCAAGTAAGCCGTCTTTATCGCATCTGGATAAATCCCCATTTCTCGGGCTACTGCTTGTGCATTTTCTTGCCCTAATTTTTTGTCAAGGTCTATACTTTGTGAAACGCTAAGAAAACTATTAAATAGGAAGATTAGCACAAAAGTTAGAAATCGCATAGGCTTACATTTGTATTCACTCTATAATTAAAGAGAACAATAGCCTTGTTGAAAAAGAAACTTCGAACTCAGTATCTGAATCAATAACCATAAAAACACTTCTATTCTACATATTTCTAGTCATCCATTCCTTGCCAAAGTAAAGCCTCCCACTGCAACTCGGTCAGTGTATTGGAAAGCTCATGATGTAACTTGACATATGCTCCAAAGGATTGACGGTCTAGCTGATTGATTTTCTCTTTTAGCTGATTAAACTCTTTAGCTGTAGCATATTTATCACTCAAAACTTTATTGTCCTCTATATTAATAGGAGCATATTCTTCAGCCAGTATGCTTGCCTGTTCTTGAAAATCTAAAACGATATTTTCTAGCTTTTTTTGTTCTTGCTCATCCCCTATAATTCGCTTAATCTGACTGGACATATCTTCAACAGATTTTTGAAGCTCTTTCAAATAATCCGTTTGACGATAACGCGTCTTTTTAAACTCATGCTGCAACTCAACCAACATTTTATCCCATTCCTCACTAGAAATCAGTTCTCGAATTTTAATTCCTTGACTAATCGCCAAATCAGCTCGCTGATCTCTGACAGAGATATAGTCTTCGTAAACATCCCATAGCTGCTCCCGAGACGAACCTTTATCCAGAAATAGATTTTCTAATGTGATTGCTAACTTTTCTTCTTTTTTCTGAATACGCTTGTCTGTCTTATTATGATAATTCACGATAGCCATAATTTCATCCAAACGCTGTTCTTCTGTGATATATTTTTTTAGAATACCCTTTGTTTTTGGATGTATAAGTTGATGTTCAAAACCATTGCCGAGTAAGAAAAAGGAAAATAAAAGTGTCCAAAACATGCTTTTTAAATATTGCCTGTTTTCTAAACATCAATTGTAGAATACTTATTCTAAAAAGGTTTAATTTTAACGACGTATTTTTTAGCTATACATCTGATTTAAAAAAAAATTAGATTTTTTTTTCTGACTACTGTAACAAAACTGAAAGTAGTGTTACTAACCATTTTAGAAAGACAAAGAATTAGCTACTCTACGGTCAATTACTCCTGTAAGGCATGCACAGGTGTATTTTTTCTCAAACGAAAACAATTCAATCATTGTGAAACAAGATACAATAACGAATGAATTCTTAGATCTGCTCGAGAAGCACCAAGGTATCGTTCATAAGGTTTGTAGAATATATGAGAGAGCGGAAGAAGATAGAAAGGATTTATTTCAACAAATCATTTGCAATGCCTGGCAAGGTTATCAGCGATTCAGAAAAGATGCTCAGTTTTCTACTTGGCTTCATAAGGTAGCCTTGAATACAGCACTTTCTTATAAAAGAAAAACGGAGCATCAAGCAAGCACGAAACAAATGGATTCATTGGACAAGGTCTATCATATTGCCGAAAAAGGACAAGAACCGATGCCTTATGAAGACCTTTACAGTGCCATTGCTCAACTGAACAAAGTAGAGAAGGCGATCATTTTTCTATACCTAGAAGACAAGTCTTATCAAGACATTGCCGAGATCACAGGTATTACAGAAGGAAACTTGAGAGTTAAGCTGAATCGTATTCGTAAAAAGCTCAAATTAATCTTAGAAACATCATGAACGAATTAGATATATTAAAACAGCAGTGGCAAAACTTAAATGCCGCTGAAGAAAATAAAAAAGAAAGTAAAGATTCTTTACAACAACAGATAAAAGCACAGGCAGATACAGCTTGGGGGAAACTGAAAAAATTCTCTTTCTGGGATTCAACTTTGGGAATGCTTGTCTTTGTGGTTGGGATGATTGCCTCTACGCTTTATACTACTGAGATTGGGATAAAGATTGCATCTATAGCTCTTTGTTTTTTGATTATCGCGATCGGAATCTACAATCTTTATTTCCTCAGATGGGCAGATCGTTTATTTATGAATGGAGATAGCATTAATGAAACCTATTCGATCTTGGGTAAAAAACTCAGAAGAAATTACAACATCACTTGTATGAGTCTTTTAGTTATGGCTCCTGTCATTCACTTTATCAGTATGCTTTGGGGAATGGATATGGCCATGGATGCTGATAAAGAATTCACATCCAAAATGTACCTCATTGCACTTGGAGGTTCTATTTTACTGGGTCCAATTTACTTCGTACTTGTCAGAAAGTATCTGCTAGAAAAGTTCTATCTCCCAAAAATTGAAGCAATAGAAGAAGTAAACCAATCATTAGTCTAAATTTTTTACCTACTCAAATTTTAAAAATCATGTTTGAAAAAGCACTTATCGGAAAAAATAATATTTGGAAATATATTCTAGTTCTATTTTTAGTATTTGTTTGTACGCAAGTCATATCTGGAGTTCTATTGTTTTCGACTTTAGGCAATGAAGGAATTGTAGCGCTGAGTAATGGGAATTATGAATTTTTATATGCACAAGGTTTTAGTAAGAACCTGATTTATGCCTTATTCCTTTCTCCTTTTGTAGGTGGATTCTTTGCCTTTCTAGGGTTAATTAAATGGATTCAGAAAAAATCTTTCACAAGTATCAGTACAGGAGCTTCAAAATTCAGATGGAAACGATTCATGTTTGGTTTTGACATTTGGGCAGTACTTTGGCTTTGTGTTTTCGGACTTGGTCTTTTAGCAGCTCCCGAAGATTACACTTTCCAATTTGATTTGCAGAAGTTCGCTATCCTTGCTCTGATCTCTATTTTATTTCTTCCTTTACAAACAGGACTTGAAGAACTTTTATTCAGAGGATATTTACTACAAGGTTTTCAGCTTCTAACCAAATCAAAAATTGCTTCGGTTCTTATCACTTCTGTGCTTTTTGCACTTCTTCACCTTGCAAACCCTGAAGTAGAAGCATTTGGTTTTTGGTTGTCAATGGGAACGTACTTGAGTTTAGGACTTCTTTTTGGCTTACTAACCTTAAAGGATGATGGACTAGAACTCGCTTGGGGTATCCACTGTGCCAACAATCTGTTAGTTGCACTTTTGGTTTCTCATAAAGATGCCGCATTCCAAACCGATGCACTTACTTTGGCTACAAATGTAGAACCTGTGGAAGGACTGATTAGTATAGTGATCATGGCTATTATTACTTACTTTGCTTGTCACAAACTATTGGGTTGGAATAAGAAAAAAGAAGCAAAAGAAACATTAGCAGAAGTCTAAATCATATTTTTCAGCAAATACGAATAGGGTTATCTCAAACAAAATTGAGATAACCCTTTTTTACTTATTAAAATGTGCCTTGAAACTTAAAGTTTAGAAATAATCAATCTAAATGATCTAACTCATTCTCACAAAGAACTTATCAACACATTTCCTCTTCAGAACTAAATATTAAAAGTAGAACTTATACTTAAAATCTTCTTTTGCCTGCCAACTTATTTCTATATTGAATAAAGCCCAAAACAAGAAGGCTAAGAATTAGTTTTCTAGTAAACAAGTCCAGAAACTATGATTGGTTACCGATTCTCAAACTATATACCCGAACAGAGTCAAGAAGGAGAACCTTTTGACCAACTTCTAAAAATATTCTTAGAGCTTATCACCATCACTAGTGGCGATGTGAGTGAAACCATGAGCTGGCTCAACAATTTGGATCGTCAGTACAATCTGACCACAGATGATTATGGCATAGGAGATTTTTACGAAGACCTAAAGAAAAAAGGATACATCAAAGAAAATCCGCAAGATGGCAAAGCACAAATCACAGCCAAAAGTGAAGGAAACATCCGAAAAAGTGCTTTAGAAGAGATATTTGGGAAACTCAAAAAGAAAAACCGAGGAGGACATAAAACACCCTATAGCGGTACGACTGGTGATGAGTTTTCGACGGATAGAAGATCTTATGAGTTTGGAGATTCGCTAGGACAAATCTCCATGACAGACTCTATCAGAAATGCACAAATCAACCACGGAATTGGCAGTTTTTCAATCACTGAAGATGATTTGGAAGTCTATGAAAAGGAATATTATACACAAACTTCTACAGTTTTGATGATTGATATTTCTCACTCCATGATTCTCTATGGTGAAGACAGAATTACCCCTGCCAAAAAAGTGGCAATGGCATTATCCGAACTGATTACCAGAAAATACAAAAAGGATACACTAGATATTATTGTCTTCGGAAATGACTCATGGCAAATTGATATTAAAGACTTGCCATACCTTCAAGTAGGTCCTTACCATACCAATACTGTAGCAGGTTTGGAACTAGCCCTTGATATTTTACGAAGAAGAAAAACGGCCAATAAGCAGATTTTTATGATTACCGATGGGAAACCTTCTTGTATAAAAGAAGGCATCAATTATTATAAAAACAGTTTTGGTTTAGATCGAAAGATTGTCAACAAAACCCTCACACTTGCAGCACAAGCTCGCCGACTCAAAATCCCGATTACGACCTTTATGATTGCCTCTGACCCATACCTCCAACAATTTGTGAGGGAGTTTACAGAAGTCAATAATGGAAATGCCTACTTCAGTGGCTTACAAGGTTTGGGAGACCTCATCTTTGAAGATTACAAGAGGAATAAAAAGAAAAGAATGTAATCTGACATTTAAAAATTAGATCAAGAAAACACACAATCAACAAAATATGACTAAGCAATTCAAAAATTACTCAGAGCTTTCTGCTGAAGAAAAATTGCAGATCACAACGCTTGCTCAATTAAAGGCATCGGGTTATCAGCCAAAATCAGTAAAGCAAGAATTAAGAGACAACCTTATTCATTGCCTTCAAAATAAAATCAATCCATTCCCTAGTATTTGGGGGTATGAAGATACTGTAATACCTGAGCTAGAACGTGCGATTCTTTCAATGCACAATATCAATTTATTGGGTTTGAGAGGTCAAGCGAAAACACGTATCGCTCGCTTGATGACGCACTTATTAGACGAATATATCCCTGTTGTAGAAGGCGCTGAATTGAATGACGATCCACTACAACCCTTATCTTGGTCGGCTAAACAAATCGTAGACGAAAAAGGAGACGATACGCCTATTTCTTGGTGGCATAGAGATGAACGATATACGGAAAAGTTAGCAACACCAGATGTAACTGTAGCTGACCTTATTGGTGATATCGACCCGATAAAAGCCGCTTCTATGCAATTAAGTTACGATGACGAAAGAGTGATTCACTACGGGTTAGTTCCTCGTTCGCATCGTTCTATTTTTGTAATTAATGAGTTACCCGATTTACAGGCTCGAATTCAAGTAGCGCTGTTCAATATTCTTCAAGAAGGTGATATTCAAATTAGAGGTTTCAAAATCCGATTACCATTGGATATTCAGTTTGTGTTTACAGCAAATCCAGAAGATTATACCAATAGAGGTAGTATCGTGACACCTTTGAAAGACCGTATCGAAAGT of Sediminitomix flava contains these proteins:
- a CDS encoding M48 family metalloprotease, which encodes MRFLTFVLIFLFNSFLSVSQSIDLDKKLGQENAQAVAREMGIYPDAIKTAYLQRVGERLVAELDKPLFDYQFQIVPDEMPNAFALPGGYIYVTTGIIPLLETEDELACIIGHEIIHSNHRHTIKQMKKSILPKLLEVPGNILGIFSRDLGALFNAPIQTSNALLFASYGRKFETEADVEGIKLAAKAGYDPSAMNSILGRMSSAIEVATGNEEKKSYFNDHPYTPDRISKINKEIHKLKDSPRRPHESSDFLYEWDSLVVGDSPLTGICDANQFIHPVLDFSIIFPEGWIVENKPETLTAIHPQHEAALVLALDSSSVTPEAAGQAFLDSIPKEYAQKMDAAEVYEVEGKKGYLISFSEKTAQGLVHAYVLWLPLGEHLFKIIGITPIKYRYYLEKSVGSLRTLTSEEKNDIKYKLLRVGTVLHNESLNEFVHREENILKDSLTVIINDKKEISDPLEPGEHIKVVREEKYNLEEKAD
- a CDS encoding CPBP family intramembrane glutamic endopeptidase, whose amino-acid sequence is MFEKALIGKNNIWKYILVLFLVFVCTQVISGVLLFSTLGNEGIVALSNGNYEFLYAQGFSKNLIYALFLSPFVGGFFAFLGLIKWIQKKSFTSISTGASKFRWKRFMFGFDIWAVLWLCVFGLGLLAAPEDYTFQFDLQKFAILALISILFLPLQTGLEELLFRGYLLQGFQLLTKSKIASVLITSVLFALLHLANPEVEAFGFWLSMGTYLSLGLLFGLLTLKDDGLELAWGIHCANNLLVALLVSHKDAAFQTDALTLATNVEPVEGLISIVIMAIITYFACHKLLGWNKKKEAKETLAEV
- a CDS encoding vWA domain-containing protein codes for the protein MIGYRFSNYIPEQSQEGEPFDQLLKIFLELITITSGDVSETMSWLNNLDRQYNLTTDDYGIGDFYEDLKKKGYIKENPQDGKAQITAKSEGNIRKSALEEIFGKLKKKNRGGHKTPYSGTTGDEFSTDRRSYEFGDSLGQISMTDSIRNAQINHGIGSFSITEDDLEVYEKEYYTQTSTVLMIDISHSMILYGEDRITPAKKVAMALSELITRKYKKDTLDIIVFGNDSWQIDIKDLPYLQVGPYHTNTVAGLELALDILRRRKTANKQIFMITDGKPSCIKEGINYYKNSFGLDRKIVNKTLTLAAQARRLKIPITTFMIASDPYLQQFVREFTEVNNGNAYFSGLQGLGDLIFEDYKRNKKKRM
- a CDS encoding magnesium chelatase; amino-acid sequence: MTKQFKNYSELSAEEKLQITTLAQLKASGYQPKSVKQELRDNLIHCLQNKINPFPSIWGYEDTVIPELERAILSMHNINLLGLRGQAKTRIARLMTHLLDEYIPVVEGAELNDDPLQPLSWSAKQIVDEKGDDTPISWWHRDERYTEKLATPDVTVADLIGDIDPIKAASMQLSYDDERVIHYGLVPRSHRSIFVINELPDLQARIQVALFNILQEGDIQIRGFKIRLPLDIQFVFTANPEDYTNRGSIVTPLKDRIESQIITHYPHSIEIGKKITEQEAQVKPAQKENIKISPLAQDLIEQIAFEARHSEYVDEKSGVSARLTISAYENLYSSAERRMLINGESSTHIRLSDFVGTIPAITGKIELVYEGEQEGADAVAQNLFGKAIRTMFTQYFPSPEDVRKAEQNPYREIIQWFGKGNTLDLLNDLSDKEFKKSLNNIPSLKDTVTSHHKNVNSDLEFFMEFILHGLSEYSQLSKKTLISKTQFSDLLSGMLNFEAPDEDDFQ
- a CDS encoding vWA domain-containing protein, with translation MVFSKDIGVLEIGLILIFIFLYALYLHRVYNVARIFKTGFSTLAYKLILRTVYFILLIIALIGPTFGEMKKEIQDIGKDIYIAIDLSASMDAQDIAPSRLQKVKFEMKKLIDEFSSDRIGLIIFSDDAFLQSPLTYDNAALKMFLEAMNTSLVSSRGTDFAPPLEIAYDKLITEEDTQNDKQQAKIIILVSDGEDFGSSVSSIISDIKSKSIKLFTLGVGTEKGGRIPSGYRFKKDKDGNEVVTRLNNTSLKDLAKATDGKYFEISDKRNDMQRMVNSIKNIEGQLRSSTQVDAASNKYYYFLTVAVLLMIIDVLITVKVIRI
- a CDS encoding RNA polymerase sigma factor, with protein sequence MKQDTITNEFLDLLEKHQGIVHKVCRIYERAEEDRKDLFQQIICNAWQGYQRFRKDAQFSTWLHKVALNTALSYKRKTEHQASTKQMDSLDKVYHIAEKGQEPMPYEDLYSAIAQLNKVEKAIIFLYLEDKSYQDIAEITGITEGNLRVKLNRIRKKLKLILETS